A genomic region of Acipenser ruthenus chromosome 9, fAciRut3.2 maternal haplotype, whole genome shotgun sequence contains the following coding sequences:
- the LOC117405983 gene encoding BTB/POZ domain-containing protein KCTD14 has translation MSLPDYKSPGKQSTTNLQNSPIINLNVGGQMYCTALSTLRKYPSSKLAEMFSGQSSLKTDAEGRYFIDRDGTHFKHILEFLRSQRIPSDSGQEVYKEALFYNIEPLVKQLEDSPERFGEIVGRQQFLARVPNYRENIEVIIRIARAEAVAARQSSVIVCVLKTEEDSTRYHDAVNSLDGDKESVVRFGPWKAPPAVLDLLDCVKMDIEARGYNITYQPHVTDKGFRFKSYDFFYKFIFTWW, from the exons ATGAGCCTGCCAGACTACAAATCACCGGGAAAACAATCCACCACCAATCTGCAG aaCTCGCCCATTATAAACCTGAATGTTGGAGGTCAGATGTACTGCACGGCCCTGAGCACACTGAGAAAGTACCCCTCCTCCAAACTTGCAGAAATGTTCAGCGGGCAGTCCTCACTGAAGACTGACGCAGAGGGGCGGTACTTCATCGACCGGGATGGGACCCACTTCAAACACATCCTGGAGTTCCTTCGCAGTCAGCGCATCCCCAGCGACAGTGGACAGGAGGTGTACAAGGAGGCCCTTTTCTACAACATTGAACCCCTGGTCAAACAGCTGGAGGACTCGCCAGAAAGATTCGGGGAGATAGTCGGGAGGCAGCAGTTCCTGGCGCGGGTTCCCAACTACAGAGAGAACATTGAGGTGATCATCAGAATTGCCAGGGCAGAGGCAGTGGCCGCTCGCCAGTCCAGCGTGATCGTGTGTGTTCTCAAGACCGAGGAGGACTCCACACGTTATCACGATGCTGTTAACAGCCTGGATGGAGACAAAGAGTCAGTGGTGAGGTTCGGACCATGGAAAGCCCCACCAGCTGTTTTAGATTTGCTGGACTGTGTCAAAATGGACATTGAAGCCAGGGGCTATAACATAACATACCAACCCCATGTAACCGACAAAGGCTTCCGTTTCAAGTCGTACGATTTCTTTTATAAGTTTATATTcacctggtggtaa
- the LOC131738053 gene encoding small ribosomal subunit protein uS3, with amino-acid sequence MAAQISKKRKFVADGIFKAELNEFLTRELAEDGYSGVEVRVTPTRTEIIILATRTQNVLGEKGRRIRELTAVVQKRFGFPEGSVELYAEKVATRGLCAIAQAESLRYKLLGGLAVRRACYGVLRFIMESGAKGCEVVVSGKLRGQRAKSMKFVDGLMIHSGDPVNYYVDTAVRHVLLRQGVLGIKVKIMLPWDPSGKIGPKKPLPDHVSIVEPKDEVLPTTPISEQKGAKPDVPVMPQGGPIPSA; translated from the exons ATGGCGGCACAGATCTCCAAGAAGAGGAAG tttGTTGCAGATGGCATTTTCAAGGCTGAGCTGAATGAGTTTCTGACCCGTGAGCTGGCTGAAGATGGCTACTCCGGAGTCGAGGTGCGTGTCACCCCAACCAGGACTGAGATCATCATCCTAGCAACAAG gactCAGAATGTGCTGGGTGAGAAAGGTCGCCGTATTCGTGAACTGACTGCTGTTGTCCAGAAGCGGTTTGGCTTCCCAGAGGGCAGTGTAGAA CTGTATGCTGAGAAGGTTGCCACCAGAGGACTGTGCGCCATTGCTCAGGCAGAGTCTCTCCGCTACAAACTGCTCGGGGGTCTGGCAGTGCGAAG AGCCTGCTATGGTGTTCTCCGTTTTATCATGGAGAGTGGTGCTAAGGGCTGCGAAGTTGTCGTTTCTGGGAAACTGAGAGGCCAGAGAGCCAAGTCCATGAAGTTTGTAGATGGTCTGATGATCCACAGTGGTGACCCAGTCAACTACTACGTTGATACTGCTGTACGCCACGTTCTGCTCAGGCAGG GTGTGCTGGGTATCAAAGTAAAGATCATGCTGCCCTGGGATCCAAGCGGCAAGATCGGCCCCAAGAAGCCTCTGCCTGATCATGTCAGCATTGTTGAGCCCAAGGACGAGGTTCTGCCCACCACCCCCATCTCTGAGCAGAAGGGAGCCAAGCCAGATGTGCCCGTCATGCCCCAGGGAGGCCCAATTCCCTCCGCATAA
- the LOC117405605 gene encoding NACHT and WD repeat domain-containing protein 2-like, with protein MDNSIRKALLSGDFSRIPSETIKSCIKIFLCVDPQDSQSERKALRETVYPKIREYCRSNYGLEFKVIDGYEGFDPEDVLDCKFRQFRLKLLEDCIKNSAGPCFVALIGEQSSGPCLPQEIEVLEFEEILQMSQQAGVSTRILERWYHRDENAIPPAYFLWDKRDLLRNYYSQADIKAREVDRSEWQEAFQEMKMIFDAVVSRCIQKGTITPERERKYFTSALEDELRFALENRPKEDLQRCLCYVHNIPIQSQQREKMTQKSRLSPDPELQMYHDLKSYNMMRCLRDEFLPSIVASSQLRVYTSNSDIRQGNAKEITKEHTEGLCNHFYSDMLSMIDALVTRNTQHLDSLTEEVLQHASLCNIYAGLYRIECDEVEKVKNYLSQKETKYPLIVSGGPCTGKTVFLAHCAKQVIDKPLKYISFFQVHSWLNGCDPVVAVRFLRRDTGNLKQLLSGICQQLAVNYNYPPVACSNDIGQLKEDLANLFRASSLQHPLVLILDGVDQMAHTYEAQRMWWLPKTLPPSVKLLISTAPKKSAVLQTLKTLYPDQSQFLEMGNKERKDGSKMLTELLLASKRRITSGQQIYVNEALKGCTLPLYVELLYREVFHWHSQSDVTEESLGKSVHESIERFLHHLEMKHGAELVSKAVAYLTIAKSGITENELVDILSADNNFLLRFLPNKDLLYKLRVPDSVVENLLLDLKSFLVKRYLMGFQVLCWTNRHFPLVVYKLYLSGEEARQEMHNVTSSYFSGRWACGRAKPFVISQDLFAQTKALVAQAFQNPLPLKIYIDSQQPSQPWLFSSHCFAKFANVRKINELPFHLKASGRLDEVCRSTLMCLGFHQAMLKAGQLTNLISELEETSLLAFGKELRLLASILSSAACLLQTSPADLTAVIQTKLLPFLDICPSLLNYVKQIYQEGLRNSALAVLHSSVINVPSTRTLLSAVELSPIVTVIETQYGKIIVILENGTLWAWSENMSGGFKLMNSTGIKFSGAKSAGHFLLLSTECNRLLLYNLSLPLLLYEVNVHRSVIHSTVETLEQVKGFVISSTSLYGFVWFENMSYVGMFDLSTGSQLGQLHCQHNVMCLSCSSDCRYVFCGQQESTVTIFDIHEGGQHVATVTSDLKRTSILSLLHSEPEMEMFWVDNFGNIFVWDIETISEPQLIKEFCNPEDLDEVITIESSAEKRILLLCKREHIVIWDTFSWMIMDQFKAPRNSLFSHAMLSNNCDIIIAALEGCCFLLVWKRNTGQCVLTLNTGHDQILKLVKNHTTLVAVTANGFFTSWDLDLVLSASLVSKTGLKIKAVLVTAQGKHFYTVNGTDVIFKWNMLTGRIEAYFEHEDLVDSSALTMTGEYLVTSEISGDIYVWNTETGENLHRIRCDHVSKLLVTPNSHFVVSLCENNLSRVWKLTKVHIVCYIHPYLKNAIITPESTFVLGHHDRDLLAVSLWSGCVSKRFSCASQSEVTAFQALPDYPDYVVLITSSGYLYTWNVAEETIYQQVKLPENCLSQLEVFQISSDGRYAVISVDIMTINILDTLNGSLFALRAKGPVLYITLTADGSYVVFICDAEQCSCSCDFHAKPVLNVVQVSDMENIGQCYLCKDPSTMTVSDNLNVYVGFEDGSTGIYTIANTVDGTIKSCLSQIGNNESCLYSEHKQWLGKELPNITWRVSSTELL; from the exons ATGGATAACTCTATTAGAAAAGCACTTTTGAGTGGAGATTTCTCCAGAATACCTTCAGAAACTATtaaatcctgtattaaaatatttctgtGCGTCGATCCGCAAg ATTCCCAAAGTGAAAGGAAAGCATTGAGGGAGACTGTCTACCCGAAAATAAGGGAATATTGCAGATCCAATTACGGTCTTGAATTCAAG GTGATTGACGGCTATGAGGGATTCGATCCTGAGGATGTACTAGATTGCAAATTCCGACAGTTTCGGTTGAAACTTTTAGAGGACTGCATTAAAAATTCAGCTGGCCCTTGCTTTGTG GCTCTGATTGGGGAGCAGAGCAGCGGCCCGTGTCTCCCGCAGGAGATCGAGGTCTTGGAGTTCGAGGAGATCCTGCAGATGTCTCAGCAGGCGGGGGTTAGTACCAGGATCCTGGAGAGGTGGTACCACAGGGACGAGAATGCCATCCCACCAGCCTATTTCCTGTGGGACAAAAGGGACCTGCTGCGCAATTACTACAGCCAA GCCGATATAAAAGCCCGAGAAGTTGATCGCAGTGAGTGGCAAGAGGCCTTCCAGGAAATGAAGATGATTTTTGATGCCGTTGTATCTAGGTGTATTCAGAAAGGAACAATCACCCCTGAAAGAGAACGCAAATACTTCACCTCAG cACTTGAAGACGAACTTCGATTTGCACTTGAAAATCGCCCCAAAGAGGACTTGCAAAGATGCCTGTGTTACGTTCACAACATTCCCATCCAGAGTCAACAGCGGGAGAAGATGACACAGAAATCCAGACTCAGTCCCGACCCAGAGCTTCAGATGTACCACGACCTCAAGTCCTACAATATGATGCGCTGCCTCCGAGATGAATTCCTTCCTTCCATTGTGGCGTCCTCCCAGCTCCGGGTGTACACCTCAAACAGTGACATACGCCAGGGCAACGCCAAGGAGATTACGAAAGAGCACACTGAGGGGCTCTGCAACCATTTCTACTCTGATATGCTGAGCATGATTGATGCCCTAGTCACAAGAAACACACAACACCTCGACTCGCTGACTGAAGAAGTCTTGCAGCATGCGTCTTTGTGCAATATTTATGCTGGCCTTTACAGGATTGAATGTGACGAGGTGGAAAAGGTTAAAAACTACCTATCCCAGAAAGAGACCAAATACCCACTCATTGTCAGTGGGGGGCCTTGCACTGGCAAAACAGTGTTCCTGGCCCATTGTGCCAAACAG GTGATTGACAAACCTttgaaatatatatctttttttcagGTGCACTCTTGGCTGAATGGCTGCGATCCAGTAGTAGCTGTTCGTTTTTTAAGAAGAGACACCGGTAACCTGAAACAGCTTCTTTCAGGAATCTGTCAGCAGCTGGCAGTGAACTATAACTATCCCCCAGTGGCCTGCTCCAATGACATCGGTCAGCTAAAAGAGGACTTGGCAAACCTTTTTAGAGCATCATCTTTACAGCACCCTCTGGTGTTGATTTTAGATGGTGTGGACCAGATGGCACACACTTACGAAGCTCAAAGAATGTGGTGGCTTCCAAAGACCTTACCGCCTTCTGTTAAACTGCTGATTTCCACAGCCCCCAAAAAGTCTGCCGTTTTACAGACCCTCAAGACTCTGTACCCTGATCAGTCTCAGTTCCTCGAAATGGGAAACAAAGAGAGAAAAGACGGCAGTAAGATGCTAACAGAACTCCTTTTGGCCTCAAAGAGGAGAATTACGTCAGGGCAGCAAATATATGTCAATGAAGCCCTGAAGGGTTGCACTCTCCCTCTGTATGTTGAGTTGCTCTACAGGGAGGTGTTTCACTGGCATTCGCAGTCAGATGTCACAGAGGAGTCTCTAGGAAAGAGTGTCCATGAGAGCATTGAGAGGTTCCTGCACCATCTTGAGATGAAGCACGGGGCAGAGCTGGTCTCCAAAGCGGTTGCCTATCTGACAATCGCAAAATCTGGAATCACAGAGAACGAACTTGTTGACATCCTGTCAGCAGATAATAATTTCTTGTTGCGGTTCCTCCCCAATAAAGACCTGCTTTACAAACTGAGGGTGCCCGATTCAGTAGTGGAGAATCTGCTGTTGGATCTGAAGAGTTTTTTGGTGAAGCGGTATCTCATGGGGTTTCAGGTGCTGTGCTGGACAAATAGACATTTCCCATTGGTTGTCTACAAGCTCTACCTTAGTGGAGAGGAGGCAAGGCAAGAGATGCACAATGTGACATCCAGCTACTTCAGTGGACGATGGGCCTGTGGCAGAGCCAAACCCTTCGTCATCAGTCAGGACCTCTTTGCACAAACCAAAGCCCTGGTAGCACAAGCTTTCCAAAATCCACTTCCACTAAAGATCTACATTGACAGCCAGCAACCTTCCCAGCCCTGGCTCTTCAGCTCCCATTGTTTTGCTAAATTCGCTAACGTGCGGAAAATTAATGAACTCCCCTTTCATTTGAAAGCTAGTGGCAGGCTTGATGAGGTTTGCAGAAGCACCTTGATGTGCCTCGGCTTCCACCAAGCCATGTTAAAGGCCGGTCAACTGACCAACTTGATATCCGAGCTGGAAGAAACCTCCCTGCTTGCCTTTGGAAAAGAGCTCAGGCTTTTAGCCAGCATCCTTAGCAGTGCTGCTTGCTTGCTTCAGACCTCTCCTGCCGACCTAACTGCTGTGATTCAGACAAAATTGCTTCCATTCCTGGACATATGCCCAAGTTTATTAAACTACGTTAAGCAAATCTATCAGGAGGGTCTGAGGAACTCTGCCTTGGCTGTTCTGCACTCCTCTGTTATAAATGTTCCTTCCACACGCACTTTACTGTCAGCTGTGGAACTTTCTCCTATCGTTACGGTAATAGAGACACAATACGGAAAGATAATTGTGATTCTAGAAAACGGCACGCTATGGGCATGGAGCGAAAACATGTCTGGGGGTTTTAAACTCATGAACTCAACTGGCATTAAGTTTTCTGGGGCCAAAAGTGCAGGTCATTTTCTCTTGCTCTCCACAGAATGCAACAGGTTATTGCTGTACAATTTGTCCTTGCCCTTACTACTTTATGAAGTAAATGTTCACAGATCTGTCATCCACAGCACAGTGGAAACTTTGGAACAAGTGAAAGGATTTGTTATAAGCAGCACCAGCTTGTATGGTTTTGTATGGTTCGAGAACATGTCTTATGTTGGGATGTTTGACTTAAGTACTGGAAGTCAACTTGGCCAGCTACATTGTCAGCATAATGTTATGTGCCTGTCCTGTTCCTCTGATTGTAGGTATGTTTTCTGTGGACAGCAAGAAAGCACAGTTACAATCTTTGATATCCATGAAGGAGGTCAGCACGTAGCTACGGTTACTTCAGACTTAAAGAGAACATCTATACTTTCGTTGCTCCACTCAGAACCAGAAATGGAAATGTTCTGGGTCGACAACTTTGGGAACATTTTTGTCTGGGACATAGAAACAATATCTGAACCCCAGCTTATAAAAGAATTCTGTAATCCAGAAGATCTAGATGAAGTCATAACAATTGAATCTTCTGCCGAGAAGCGGATTCTCCTGCTCTGTAAGAGGGAACACATTGTGATTTGGGACACTTTCAGCTGGATGATAATGGATCAGTTCAAAGCACCTCGGAACAGCTTGTTCAGCCATGCCATGCTCTCAAACAATTGTGACATCATTATAGCTGCTTTGGAAGGCTGTTGTTTCCTACTGGTATGGAAAAGAAACACAGGGCAGTGCGTTCTGACCCTCAACACCGGCCACGACCAAATACTCAAGCTTGTAAAGAACCACACGACCCTGGTAGCAGTGACAGCAAATGGATTCTTCACATCCTGGGACCTGGATTTGGTCCTGAGCGCCTCCTTGGTTTCCAAGACTGGACTGAAAATCAAAGCGGTCCTAGTGACCGCACAGGGGAAGCACTTttacactgtaaatggcactgacGTGATCTTCAAATGGAACATGCTCACTGGTCGTATCGAGGCTTATTTTGAGCATGAGGACCTTGTTGATAGCTCAGCACTCACCATGACTGGCGAGTATCTGGTGACTTCAGAAATCTCTGGGGACATTTATGTCTGGAATACCGAAACTGGAGAAAATCTGCACCGTATCCGCTGTGACCATGTCTCCAAGTTGCTGGTTACCCCCAACAGCCATTTTGTGGTGTCCCTCTGTGAAAACAATCTCTCCAGGGTATGGAAGCTTACAAAAGTGCACATTGTGTGTTATATTCATCCCTACCTGAAGAATGCAATTATCACACCAGAGAGCACCTTTGTTCTCGGACACCATGATAGAGATCTCTTGGCTGTAAGCTTGTGGTCTGGATGCGTGAGCAAGAGATTCTCATGTGCTAGCCAATCAGAGGTCACTGCCTTTCAGGCGTTACCGGACTATCCTGATTATGTGGTCCTAATCACCTCTTCAGGCTATCTGTACACCTGGAACGTGGCAGAAGAGACAATATACCAGCAAGTGAAGCTGCCTGAAAACTGCTTAAGCCAGCTGGAGGTGTTTCAGATTTCATCCGATGGAAGGTACGCTGTCATCTCCGTAGATATCATGACAATCAACATCTTAGATACTCTAAATGGAAGCCTGTTTGCCTTGCGTGCCAAAGGTCCAGTCTTGTATATTACTCTGACTGCAGATGGCAGCTACGTTGTCTTCATTTGTGATGCTGAACAATGCAGCTGCAGCTGTGACTTTCACGCCAAGCCTGTTCTCAATGTTGTTCAAGTCTCCGATATGGAAAATATTGGACAATGTTACCTGTGCAAAGATCCATCTACTATGACTGTTTCTGACAATCTCAACGTTTATGTGGGATTTGAAGATGGCAGTACTGGGATTTATACTATTGCCAACACTGTTGATGGCACTATTAAAAGCTGTCTGAGTCAAATTGGTAACAATGAAAGCTGCCTTTATAGTGAACACAAACAGTGGCTGGGCAAGGAGTTACCAAATATTACATGGAGGGTGTCCTCTACAGAgctactgtag